TCGCGTGACAATCACGCCGTCAGAAGATTCTGCTACGGGTTTTGGCGTGCAGATTGAGAATGTGTGGAGCGGAGAACTCCCGCAACTACTGGCCCCGGGTGTATTTGTTGTACATATAGGTTCTGCATTTCTGTTTTCATCGGGTTTCCCCGATACGGGCGAGGGCCTCGAAGCACTCGCTGAAGACGGCGACCCCAGTGGCCTGGCAGAGACTGTGAGTGCAAACACAGGTGTGGTTGGGATACTGGCCCCGGGCGTATTTGCCTTACATCAGGAGGCTGGCGTATTGTTCACATCGGGTTCGCCTGATCGGGGCGAGGGCCTCGAAGCACTCGCTGAAGATGGCAACCCCAGTGGCCTGGCTGGCGTACTGGCAGGGAATGATCGCGTATCAGCCAGCGGCGTATTTGCCGTACCCGAAGGTGGAGATGATCCCGGGCCTTTGCTCCCTGGCGGTGCGTATGTCTTTAGCTTCAGCGCGTCAGCAGGCGCACGCCTGTCCTTTGCCACGATGTTTGTCTTCTCCAATGATCTGTTCTTTGCCCCCGACGAGGAAGGTATTCCCCTCTTTGGAGAGGACGGATCGGCAATAATGGGCGATATTACGTCAATGATCCAATTGTGGTATGCCGGTACAGAGATCAACCAGCCCCTCGGCGTTGGTCTCGACCAGGCGCCACGTCAGTCTGGCCCCAACACAGGTGCGCCAGATCCGGACAACACCGTGCGCATTGCCAATGGCGACCACATCCCCGCGGTCAATAGCATAATCCGCGTGACGATCATGCCGGGCAATTAACCCAAACCATGCAGCAAACATATCAAAGGGCGAGTCTTCGGACTCGCCCTTTTTGCGTGCATCAGATGTGCATACGCAACATCGGACGGCCGAATGAAACGGGCATGTACTCCCCGGTATTCTGACGCTTTGTACCTGGAATCATAAAATGGATGGCAAAGGCCCTGCGCTGGCGATCTGTGTGATTGGGCGGTGTGTAATGCAGGGTTTGGCAATGGTGAAACATAACACCACCGGCGGGCAACTCGATAATTTCGGCTCTGGATATCTCCACCTGATCTTCGAGATCAAACAGCGCATCGGTTTGAGATGAACGCTCATGAGTAAATGGCCGAAGATGAGAGCCGGGAATAACGTGCATAGCTCCGTTCTCGACATCGGCATCGTCCAGAGTGAGCCAGCATGAGACGAGATTCGCCGGCCTGCATTGCCAGTACCCATTGTCTTGGTGCCAGAAAACCGCATCTCCATTGTGTGCGGGCTTGAAGAGCGCCTGATCGTGGAAAAGTTGAATATTGGGACCGATGAGCGACTCGGCAATATCGAGTATGGGATCGTAGTAGATCAGTTCCCGGTAGTGCAGATTGCGCTCACACATTTGCATAATTTGTAGCATTTGTGTGGGCGCGTCATTTTTTTCACTGAGATCGTCGGTATTGCTAATGGCGAGATTGCGAAAGCGATTATCCTTCCGCGCGGCTGCAAATTCGCGGTCGTATTCTCGGCGCAATATCTCAATGTGTTCATCCTCGAGAAGTTTGCCAATCGAGAGATAGCCGTTCTGGTGAAAAAATTCGACTTGCTCCGGAGATAATGCAGACATAGTGTGCTCCTGATCAAAGACTAATCCAACAATTCCTCTGTATAAGCAAATAACGCGGGCGTCCCTCCCGTATGCACCATCACCACCGTCTCATCTTTGCCAATCTCGCCCTGGTTCACCATATCGATCAAACCCGCCAGCGTCTTACCCGTATAAATCGGCTCCAGCAAAATCCCCTCTGTTTGTGCCAATAGCCGTATCGCGTCATTGCCCTCGGGAGAACAATACCCATACCCCTCCTCACCGACATACCGATCCACATTTTCAATTATAGATTCATCAAACGCGACATCCACATCCAGAATCTCCGCCATTTTTCTCAATATAACCAAAAATGCGTCTTTGAGATCATAGGACCACAAAATGGGCCTCACACCCACAATCCGCATATCCAGACCCAAAGCGGTCTTCCCAAAAATCAAACCCGGCTGTGTACAACTGCCCGAACACACAACAACAGTTGTAGGCGTTTCACCTATCGCATCGAACTGATCCATCATCTCTGCCATACACAGCGCGTAACCCATTGCGCCAAACGGGCGATTGGCCGGTTGCATCACCACAAAAGGCTTTCGTCCTTTGCGCTCAAATTTTTCTATCAGTGCCTGCTTGGCATCGTCCAACAACTCCTGCGTTTCAACATCGATCAGATCGACATAAGCACCCAATAAATTATCCAACAGCAAATTGCCCTGCGTACTGCCGCTCTTGTGGTCCTTCACCAAAACCAGCGCACAATCCACCCCTATCTTTGCCGCTGCCGCTGCCAACTGCCGACTGTGATTGGACTGAGACCCCGCACCTCCGATAAGCACATCTGCACCGCGAACCAGACCCTGTGCAATCGTAAACTCCAACTGCCGCGTCTTATTGCCGCCAAATGCCAGACCCGTACAATCATCGCGTTTAATATAAATTTTTGGACCACCAACCGCTTCAGTCAACCGTTCACAAAATTCGAGCGGCGTGGGCAAATGCCCCAGAGACACACGCGGCACCTTGCCAATGCGCGCTCTCAGTTCGTCACGGGAAATAACAGCCATTATAGACCTCCTCAGTCAGAATCAGGATGTGCAGGATGAAAGGATGATCAGGATAAAAGCAAATGCATCCACAGATAAACGCAGATGAAAGGCAAAAGCAGCGGATGATCGTACGTCTATGGAAACGAATATACACGCATGAAGCAAGCGAAAATGCCATTGACTTTTCTCAAGATAGCGAATTATTTGTTAAGGGCAGTGCATACCGAATTTTTACGAGGAGAAAACGACCATGCAAGCGACAGAAAAACCCAAACGGATGCAAATTGGCAGCGAAAATTATAAATTAAGCCAGAAAAATGAAATACTGATAAAAACTGCAAATTGGTTGATCGAAAAAGGACATTTGACACCTTCAGACTGTCCTTTAAAAGTAAGCCCCCAAGCAAAGAATTACTTAATCAATAGCACACCAATACATTCAACAGGTAAAAAATTTAGTAGAAAGAAAAAACTAAAAAATAGTCTCTATATTGAAAGTCATAGCAAGCGTGCTGAAAGATATGCCAAAAGACTGCTCGAAAAATACGGATACGATCCAGTAATACTACAAATAAAGTGGTAACATTCCGAAGTTTGGGGGCCATCCTGAAATCTTAAAAATTAGAGGATTAATAATGCGGGCATTGAGCGATTGTATAAAAGAGATCAGAAATGATCACAGTATTGCTACATGG
This genomic window from Gemmatimonadota bacterium contains:
- a CDS encoding phytanoyl-CoA dioxygenase family protein, coding for MSALSPEQVEFFHQNGYLSIGKLLEDEHIEILRREYDREFAAARKDNRFRNLAISNTDDLSEKNDAPTQMLQIMQMCERNLHYRELIYYDPILDIAESLIGPNIQLFHDQALFKPAHNGDAVFWHQDNGYWQCRPANLVSCWLTLDDADVENGAMHVIPGSHLRPFTHERSSQTDALFDLEDQVEISRAEIIELPAGGVMFHHCQTLHYTPPNHTDRQRRAFAIHFMIPGTKRQNTGEYMPVSFGRPMLRMHI
- a CDS encoding pyridoxal-phosphate dependent enzyme, whose product is MAVISRDELRARIGKVPRVSLGHLPTPLEFCERLTEAVGGPKIYIKRDDCTGLAFGGNKTRQLEFTIAQGLVRGADVLIGGAGSQSNHSRQLAAAAAKIGVDCALVLVKDHKSGSTQGNLLLDNLLGAYVDLIDVETQELLDDAKQALIEKFERKGRKPFVVMQPANRPFGAMGYALCMAEMMDQFDAIGETPTTVVVCSGSCTQPGLIFGKTALGLDMRIVGVRPILWSYDLKDAFLVILRKMAEILDVDVAFDESIIENVDRYVGEEGYGYCSPEGNDAIRLLAQTEGILLEPIYTGKTLAGLIDMVNQGEIGKDETVVMVHTGGTPALFAYTEELLD